GCCGCCCAATTCCTGAGCACAAACAACGGAGCGGCTGCGGATGccggagcaggagctggacCGGATGCCATGCGGCTGCTGGAGGAGAAAGCTCGCCAGGCGGCAGTCGAGGCCAAACAGAAGCCCATCGAGAAGGCGGCCTCAAATATTATGTTTGTGCGCGGTGAGACGCAGGGTGGTGCTAAGAATAAACAGGATACGGTCGTCAATCCTGATGAGATCGACATTGGAGACAGCGACGAAgacgatgaggaggaggacggCGATGAGGAGAACGAGATGACGAACGAGAACCAGGCCAGTGCAGCGGCCACGAAAACCGACGAGGAAGGCCTGGTCATGAAGAAACTGCGCTTCGAGCAAAAGGCCATTCCAGCCAAGGTCTTCGGCAGCCTCAAGCCATCAAATCAAGGCGACTCTGATGGAGAGTAAATGTTTATATATGACTTCTTTTTCGGGGTAAATACATGTGTGTCGAAAGTTTTACAATTGTAATTGATCTGTTTTTATGTTCTGGCCTCAATTAGATGCTTAAATGGTAGTTTGATATTAATTGTTGTCAAACGAAGAGGGCCTGTCAGATATTGTCTGCGTTTTGGTGGATCTAGTTAGTATAGCCTTAGGTCAAACGGAGGAACACACTTTCTACTGTCTTTACAAAATTGTTAGGCACTTCGTGATCTAAAAAAGCTACCCAGACGTGCGCAAGGGCGGACCAACCAGGAAACCACACACCGTGTCTCTCGAAGATGGCATCCACACGCATGATCAGTGCTTTTACGCGCAATCCAAGATTATATCAACAGCTCACAGCACCCTGGAAATCGTACAATCTGTTTGGAACACCACTTTTTAACCACAGACTTCAGCCAGCGGATTCTCAAATCTGGAGGGGACTAGCAGACAAGTGTGACAACAAGACTGTTATCAAGGGCGTGGTGGTGGGCGTCTACTCCAAGGAGGGCGAGGGCAAGGATGTCAAGATGACGTCCAGCGGCGAGAAGTTCGACGACCGAACTCAGGGCAAGGTCTCCGAGCTGCTGCGCGAAACTGGACTCAAGGGGGAACTGGGCAAGGGTAAGGTCTTCATGAACGTGGATGCCGAATTCCGGGCAGTGGCTGTGGTGGGTTTGGGCCAAGAAGGTGCCGGATTCAATGACCTGGAGAATATCGACGAGGGCATGGAGAATGCCCGCGTGGCCGCTGGCGTCGGTGCTCGGGCATTGCAACTGCAGGGTTGCACGGAAGTCTTTGTGGACTCCATGGAATATCCGGAGCAGGCGGCAGAGGGCAGTGCCCTGGCCATCTGGCgttacaacagcaacaagcgCAAGCAGGATCGCACTCATGTACCCAAACTGGATCTGTACGACTCTCCGGATGTGGATGCCTGGACGAGGGGTCTCTTCAAGGCCGAATCTCAGAACTTGGCTCGAAGATTAAGCGATTCGCCGGCTAACCAAATGACTCCCACCATATTCGCCCAGTCGGCGGTGGACGCCCTGTGTCCGTGCGGTGTTTCCGTGGAGGTGCGATCCATGGATTGGATAGAAATGAATCACCTCAATTCGTTTCTAATGATTGCCAAGGGCAGCTGCGAGCCACCGGTGGTCCTGGAGGTCAGCTACTGCGGCACAGCGCCAGAGGATCGGCCCATTCTGCTGTTGGGCAAGGGCTTGACCTACAACAGTGGCGGATTGTGCCTGCGGCCAAAGGATTGCCTGCATATGTACCGCGGCTGCATGGCCGGAGCAGCCGTTTGTGTGGCCGCCATTCGAGCTGCAGCGGCGCTCTCCCTGCCCGTAAACATCACCGCCGTACTGCCGCTCTGCGAGAATATGCCATCGGGAATGGCTGTTAAGCCGGGTGATGTGGTCACCCTGCTGAATGGCAAGACGATGGGAATTGTGGATGTGAGCAAAGCTGGAACGGTGGTATTGGCGGATCCCCTGCTCTTTGCCCAGACCACGTACAAGCCTCGTCTGGTGGTGGACTTGGCCACCGTGGGCTATGGCGTCTGTGCTGGCCTTGGAGAATCGGCTGCCGGATTGTTCACCAATTCCAATTTCATAGCCAAGCAGTTCGAGAAGGCAGGCGGCCTCACTGGAGATCGTCTATGGAGGCTGCCCTTGTGGCGCTACTTCAAGCAGCTGGTGACCCCGAATCTCACCTTCGACATCAGCAATAGGGGCATTGGTCCCGCCTCCAGTTGCATCGCTGCCGCCGTGCTGCACGAAATGGTTCCTTGCGCGGATTGGGCCCACATTGATATCCGGAATGTGGGCATGCTGACGCGCCACAATCCACTGCCGTATCTGCTCAAGGATCGGATGACCGGCCGACCCACCCGCACCATCGTACAGTTCCTGTACCAGATGGCCTGTCCGGATAGCAAGTAGTCTCCGGCTCTGGATCGTCCGCACCTGTGGCGCTAGTTTACCACGTTGCTCGTTCTATTTTACTTTTGTTACGTGTCCGTTTTTGGTGTTTGTTCTTTTCACAATATTGTCTCCATGTCCAAATTTTTGGTTTAGTGTTCCGTGAGCAGCTGGGTTACGACACATTGAAGACAGTTATACGGACAATGGACCAGGTCAGTTTTTAATGGTGGAAGCAGTTCGACTGGCTTCTATGGATCGTCTCCCAGCTGCacagaattaaatgatttataaGTGCAACATTGATGGTTACTttactttaattaataattctgtccgtccgtataaaCGGACACTGATCATCACAATTTGTGGATTcaactataaaaaattaacttaGGGTTTAGTATTTTAGTAAattatttcagtttttttaGCATTATATTTAAGCTTGACCGCTCCACACATCAACTGCTACTTACTTCAGTTAATTGAGCGAGAATGCGAAATGGGAGCGCAGGGAAAGTGTTTTATATAAACTTGACAGCTCCAGAACTTCCAGCTCTTTGCCCCATCACATGACCCACTCCAATCTTGCTTTTGGCCCTTTTCTTGTTGTTGCAGCACTGTTACGAGGGCGGCTTATTAGCCTAATTGCGTGAAGTTGGCTTTAATGAGTCGAAAAAGGGGCCAAGCCTGGCCCACAAAAGGCCACAAAGCAAAAGGCGCctcctgttgttgctgctgctgctgtcctgTTGTGGCTTTGAATTTATGGCACGGCTTTAATGGGTTAACTGGGTTAATGCTCATCCCTCAGCTCATCAACTATCAGCCCCCTCCCACCTCCGTTCCATGGCTCCAATTTTTGACAATTAAGCCGACTCCTCCAGGATTTGGGAGGAGATAAGGGAGGATGCTACTTGAAGGAACCCCTTGGCAGCTAAAAATGCGAAGAGCGCGAATATCTTAATACGGCGACATTTTGCACAAGTCATTAGGCCAAAGTGATAATTTTTGAACCATTTTAGCACTTTTCAATTTGGTCAATACACTGCAATAGAGTCGTAGAAAATATTTGCAGCAGccatataattatttttaataagaaatatttgttaatgagcATTACATATAAATGCTTgctactaaaaaattaaaaaaaaaagaattaaatatATCTGTTGAAATATATTCAGTACAATAACTTTATAAAATCCATGTTTGCTTAAGCTGGTGCTCACTAAATGACAAGATGATGCTCCAATTACCTAAGAAAATCTTCATCATAAATGGAATTTTTTGAAAAGCCATCAACTTTTCCACCTCAGAATAGGGCAACTACACCATCGACTTTTCTTTAAGCGCTTAACATTTGCCCTCTACACTTAATGCCTGCTAACTGATAACTCGGGGACTTCCCCTTTTTCGTTGGAGTGCAGCCAAATGAATTTGCTAATGAGCAATCAGGCTTGAAAATATGCAAGTCGACGGAGGGGCACTTTAAAGAGTCTCCCCCAACCATTAACC
This genomic interval from Drosophila mauritiana strain mau12 chromosome 2R, ASM438214v1, whole genome shotgun sequence contains the following:
- the LOC117136744 gene encoding cytosol aminopeptidase — protein: MASTRMISAFTRNPRLYQQLTAPWKSYNLFGTPLFNHRLQPADSQIWRGLADKCDNKTVIKGVVVGVYSKEGEGKDVKMTSSGEKFDDRTQGKVSELLRETGLKGELGKGKVFMNVDAEFRAVAVVGLGQEGAGFNDLENIDEGMENARVAAGVGARALQLQGCTEVFVDSMEYPEQAAEGSALAIWRYNSNKRKQDRTHVPKLDLYDSPDVDAWTRGLFKAESQNLARRLSDSPANQMTPTIFAQSAVDALCPCGVSVEVRSMDWIEMNHLNSFLMIAKGSCEPPVVLEVSYCGTAPEDRPILLLGKGLTYNSGGLCLRPKDCLHMYRGCMAGAAVCVAAIRAAAALSLPVNITAVLPLCENMPSGMAVKPGDVVTLLNGKTMGIVDVSKAGTVVLADPLLFAQTTYKPRLVVDLATVGYGVCAGLGESAAGLFTNSNFIAKQFEKAGGLTGDRLWRLPLWRYFKQLVTPNLTFDISNRGIGPASSCIAAAVLHEMVPCADWAHIDIRNVGMLTRHNPLPYLLKDRMTGRPTRTIVQFLYQMACPDSK